In Arachis hypogaea cultivar Tifrunner chromosome 2, arahy.Tifrunner.gnm2.J5K5, whole genome shotgun sequence, a genomic segment contains:
- the LOC112735987 gene encoding pentatricopeptide repeat-containing protein At4g21190 — MHALRVSPLLIAKRFQAMEIPSSTRSTVVCAAKGPRPRYPRVWKTHKRVGTINKAAKLVETIRQLSNVKEEVYGALDSYVAWELEFPLITMKKALKTLEDQQEWKRVIQVTKWMLSKGQGRTMGSYFTLLNALAEDDRIDEAEELWTKLLMQYMESLPRKFFDKMISIYYKRGMYDKMFEVFADMEELGVHPNLTVVQLIGGVFKEVGMLDKYEKIHQKYPPPRWKYRYVKGGRRIKIKVSGQPYQGNYREGNEHAKLNGEPNLDLDDNDTSEETSELEDVDEQFNQDANARTMESKQISDDSFETKEPVLDV; from the exons ATGCATGCACTGAGAGTTTCTCCTTTACTTATTGCTAAAAGATTTCAAGCAATGGAAATTCCATCAAGCACACGAAGCACTGTG GTGTGTGCTGCAAAAGGTCCAAGGCCGCGCTATCCACGAGTTTGGAAGACCCATAAAAGAGTTGGGACCATTAACAAGGCTGCTAAGCTTGTTGAGACT ATTAGACAGCTGTCAAATGTCAAAGAGGAAGTTTATGGAGCTCTTGATTCCTATGTTGCTTGGGAATTAGAGTTCCCTTTAATTACTATGAAAAAGGCACTCAAGACTCTAGAAGATCAACAAGAGTGGAAGCGGGTAATACAG GTAACAAAGTGGATGTTAAGCAAAGGTCAAGGTAGGACTATGGGAAGCTATTTCACATTATTGAATGCATTAGCAGAAGATGATCGAATCGATGAAGCTGAAGAGCTTTGGACGAAGTTATTAATGCAGTATATGGAAAGCTTGCCTCGTAAATTCTTTGATAAAATGATATCTATCTACTACAAGAGAGGCATGTATGACAAGATGTTTGAG GTTTTTGCTGATATGGAGGAGCTTGGTGTTCATCCTAATTTGACTGTCGTGCAACTGATTGGAGGTGTCTTTAAGGAGGTGGGCATGTTGGACAAATATGAGAAGATACACCAAAAATATCCACCCCCTAGGTGGAAATATAGATACGTCAAAGGAGGACGGCGTATAAAAATTAAGGTGTCTGGTCAACCTTATCAAGGCAACTACAGAGAAGGGAATGAGCATGCAAAGTTGAATGGTGAACCAAATTTGGACTTAGACGACAATGATACATCAGAAGAGACTTCAGAGTTAGAGGACGTTGATGAACAATTCAACCAGGATGCCAATGCAAGAACCATGGAATCTAAACAAATATCAGATGATTCATTTGAGACTAAGGAACCAGTTTTAGATGTATAA
- the LOC112721216 gene encoding aspartate--tRNA ligase 2, cytoplasmic-like → MLKDAGVEIEPFGDLNTEAERKLGQLVLEKYGTEFYILYRYPLAVRPFYTMPCYDNPQYSNDNPQYSNSFDVFIRGEEIISGAQRVHNAEMLERRAKSCGIDVKTISTYIDSFRYGAPTHGGFGVGLERVVMLFCGLNNIRKASLYPRDPLRIAP, encoded by the exons ATGCTCAAG GATGCTGGAGTAGAGATTGAACCTTTTGGTGACTTGAATACtgaagctgaaaggaagttggGGCAGCTAGTTTTAGAGAA GTATGGCACAGAGTTCTATATCCTTTACCGGTACCCCTTGGCTGTAAGGCCATTTTACACAATGCCTTGCTATGATAATCCACAATACTCCAATGATAATCCACAATACTCCAATTCATTTGATGTCTTTATTAGAG GCGAGGAGATCATTTCAGGAGCTCAGCGTGTCCACAATGCAGAAATGTTGGAAAGACGGGCCAAGTCTTGTGGCATTGATGTCAAGACGATATCTACATACATTGATTCTTTCAG ATATGGTGCACCAACACACGGTGGCTTTGGAGTTGGTTTGGAGCGTGTAGTAATGCTCTTCTGTGGCCTGAATAACATCCGCAAGGCATCACTTTATCCTCGTGACCCCCTTAGGATTGCACCATGA
- the LOC112736012 gene encoding pentatricopeptide repeat-containing protein At2g15690, mitochondrial, with protein sequence MAMLGSFQRARATMFSSSSLKLRLCLTNTCRSLSTSALPTNDFHRFPPRHGVEPTFRDSSQHFNPQTQNHHGNPHPINNFPHQNQNQNPYQPHNATRQFPEQGRNHTHNQWSQNYPQQRPTPPPTSQNQNFQPPHYQNQWNNQNQGNPNQWNLRNQGYPQPPQFRNPNQFNPQGSLPGQAHVPVAPPSPPPPPSPAPSIVDLRRVCQEGRVKEAIELMEKGVKADASCFHLLFNFCGKSKSLEDAKKAHDYFLQSTCRSDLNLNNKVIEMYGNCKSMTDARRVFDHMPNRNMDSWHLMLRGYANSTMGDDALQLFDQMNESGLEISSETFLAVLSACASAEAVEDAFLHFESMESKYGIKPGSEHYMGLLDVLGQSGYLKEAEEFIKELPFEPTVTVWETLKNYARIHGDVDHEDYAEEIVLSLDPSKVVANKIPTPPPRKYTAINMLDGKNRIIEYKNPTLFKDDEKLKALSAMKDAGYVPDTRYVLHDIDQEAKEQALLYHSERLAIAYGLISTPPRTPLRIIKNLRVCGDCHNAIKIMSRIVGRELIVRDNKRFHHFKDGKCSCGDYW encoded by the coding sequence ATGGCGATGTTGGGTTCGTTTCAACGCGCACGAGCCaccatgttttcttcttcctccctcaAGCTACGCCTCTGCCTCACTAACACTTGCAGGTCTCTAAGTACCTCTGCACTTCCAACCAACGACTTTCACAGATTCCCTCCCCGCCATGGTGTTGAACCCACTTTCAGAGATTCCTCTCAACATTTCAATCCACAAACCCAAAATCACCATGGAAACCCTCATCCTATCAATAATTTCCCTCACCAGAACCAGAATCAGAACCCCTATCAACCTCACAATGCGACTCGTCAGTTTCCCGAGCAGGGTCGAAACCATACTCATAATCAGTGGAGTCAAAACTATCCTCAACAGAGACCAACACCACCACCCACATCCCAAAATCAGAATTTTCAGCCACCCCATTACCAAAATCAATGGAACAATCAGAACCAGGGTAACCCTAACCAATGGAACCTTAGGAATCAAGGCTATCCACAACCTCCCCAATTTCGAAACCCTAACCAGTTCAACCCACAAGGTTCTCTACCAGGGCAAGCTCACGTTCCCGtagctcctccttctcctcctcctcctccttcgccAGCCCCTTCAATTGTTGATTTGAGACGTGTGTGCCAGGAGGGGAGGGTTAAGGAAGCAATTGAGTTGATGGAGAAAGGGGTGAAAGCCGATGCTTCTTGCTTTCAtttgctctttaatttttgtGGCAAATCCAAGTCCCTTGAGGATGCCAAGAAGGCACACGATTACTTTCTGCAATCAACTTGCAGGAGTGATCTCAATTTGAACAACAAGGTCATTGAAATGTATGGGAACTGCAAGAGCATGACTGATGCACGAAGGGTGTTTGATCATATGCCCAACAGGAATATGGATTCTTGGCACTTGATGTTGCGCGGTTATGCCAATAGCACAATGGGGGATGATGCCTTGCAGCTGTTTGATCAAATGAATGAGTCCGGTTTGGAAATTTCGTCGGAGACTTTCCTAGCTGTGTTATCAGCTTGTGCTAGTGCTGAGGCTGTGGAAGATGCTTTCCTTCATTTTGAGTCCATGGAAAGCAAGTATGGGATTAAACCTGGTTCGGAGCACTACATGGGGCTTTTGGATGTTCTTGGACAATCTGGATATCTCAAGGAAGCCGAGGAGTTCATCAAGGAGTTGCCATTCGAGCCTACAGTGACTGTTTGGGAGACTCTGAAGAACTATGCTCGAATTCATGGGGATGTTGATCATGAAGACTATGCAGAAGAGATAGTGTTGAGTCTTGACCCATCAAAGGTTGTTGCCAATAAGATCCCCACGCCACCGCCAAGGAAGTACACTGCAATTAACATGCTTGATGGCAAGAATAGAATTATTGAGTACAAGAACCCGACGCTTTTCAAGGATGATGAGAAGCTGAAAGCTTTGAGTGCGATGAAGGATGCTGGGTATGTTCCTGATACAAGATATGTTCTTCATGACATTGATCAGGAAGCAAAGGAGCAAGCATTGTTGTACCACAGTGAACGTTTAGCGATTGCTTATGGCCTCATTAGTACTCCACCAAGAACACCTCTTAGGATCATCAAGAATCTTCGAGTGTGCGGTGATTGTCACAATGCCATCAAGATCATGTCTAGGATTGTAGGGAGGGAATTGATTGTTAGAGATAACAAAAGGTTTCACCATTTCAAGGATGGAAAATGCTCTTGTGGGGATTACTGGTGA
- the LOC112736024 gene encoding uncharacterized protein produces MKLRCKGTNPDYHPLKSELDRLKVYQRKLEPFADVGQALPLPSSFLDDQASVDRSFTSVQRKEMANMSIGEVPTMSNYQEQAGQKRKHPSSEEHPVQVYAEVHVKKEPLEVFGHNNGKTEEPIVIDISDDDE; encoded by the exons ATGAAGTTGAGATGCAAAGGGACTAATCCAGATTATCATCCCCTCAAATCTGAACTT GACAGGTTAAAAGTTTACCAACGCAAACTGGAACCCTTTGCGGATGTAGGTCAAG CTCTACcacttccttcttctttcttggaTGATCAGGCTTCTGTTGACCGCTCCTTCACTTCAG tacaaagaaaagaaatggcTAACATGAGCATTGGGGAGGTACCAACGATGAGCAACTATCAGGAGCAGGCTGGTCAGAAGAGAAAGCATCCATCTTCTGAAGAACACCCTGTTCAAGTTTATGCTGAGGTGCACGTGAAGAAGGAACCGCTTGAGGTTTTTGGTCATAACAATGGAAAAACTGAGGAACCAATAGTAATTGACATTTCAGATGATGACGAGTGA